The nucleotide window CTGCTTTGCTTCGGCAGCAGAAGGGTGGCTTCGGCTGGGCTTTGCGCCATTCTCAGCCGAGGAGAAGTGACGTCGCTGAGACACTGATATCACCGACGTTATGGTGGTGTGATTTGGCCGTTGCTGGTCGCGACAGATTGAGGACTAAAAGCGCTCAGATTAATACCAAACTTCAGAATATGACTGATCGGAAAATGTAGCGATATATGCGCCAAGATATATCTCACCTGAACTACCGAGGTCGCCTTCTTCCGCGCACCGTTGCTTCTCGTGAGCATAGCTGCGACCAGTGGCATCGGGCGGGGTGGTTTGAGTCACAAAAGCTGTGATATAAATTATTTCGAAGAACGTACGGGCGGCCAGAAATGGATAATTCAATCCAGCACGCCCTGCATCCACTTTGGTGTGGCGAGAATCCCTCGAAAAAGatgaaagaaaaggaaagacgGAAGGGTCCAACCTCGGGACTCCATCTGACCACGCAACGCAGCAAAGCCCCGAACACTAAAACCCCATGTCGGTGAGAATTATCAGATCATCAGATAAGATACCCCGcaaaaaggggaaaaggatGTTCCTTGGCAGGCTCATCAAAGACCCAGAGCATATCTGGTAGCCGTAACCATGTATTCTAATTTGGCTGGTGTTTCATTCCGATGATTGGGTGTACCTAAAAACCAGCAGCTCAAGAGGAATTACCCCGCGGTTTGACCAGATCACCAAAACCGTTGCAGTATGACATAATTGACCATTGAGTTTCTTGGAAAGGCTCAATAGAGCTCAGATGAGATGACTTCTCATCAAAATCAACGAGTTGAGCAAGCCTGGGAAGATTGCAATCAGGTCAAGCCAGACAGACCTCTCAAACATGCAATCGCACCCACTCGCTGATATCCATGAACCAACAGCCTCTCCCCCATTAGCGAGAATGACATGAGCTTGTCAGATGGAGCATAAAGCCGATTGGACTTCCTGGTCCCGATCGACGGCGGGCCGGTCCTGTATCTGACCGGAAACCGGAAGAGGGGCAGATTCCCCACTAACTCTAAGTGGTCCTCATAGCGAAGAGTAGAATTAATATATCTCGGAGCACCTTCAACTCTAATGTGATATCTTTGCTTCTAACCGGAATTCCCTACAGGCTCGGCAACACATCAAACTCACCTACCAGTACCACATCTATCTCACAATGACCTCAACAGTCTTCTGGATCGGCCTAGGAAACATGGGCCGAGTAAGCCTCTCAATCTCCCCCTTACCTTCATATGTATTTCAACTAACACCCCCAGGGCATGGCCAAAAACCTCGTTCTCAAAGGCCCCCTagacaaccaacccctcctggTCCACAACCGCACCAAACAACGCTCCCTCGACCTCGcctcccaactcccccccgGCAAAGTCACCATCCTCGactccatctcctccggcaTCCGCCAAGCagacatcatcttcctcatcctctccaaagACTCGGTTGTCGAATCCGCTATCTCCGAAATCCTAACCCACGACCTCACCGGCAAGCTGATAATCGACTGCTCAACAatccaccccaccaccacaacccgcATCGCcaactccatcacctcccgcGGCGCCCAGTTCCTCGCCGCCCCCGTCTTCGGCGCCCCAGCCATGGCCGACGCGGGACAGCTCATCGGCGTTCTTGCCGGCCCTTCCGCCTCAGTTGACCGTGCCCGCCCTTACTTCAAGGGCGTGATAGCCAGAGCAGAAATCGACATGTCTGACGAGCCGTACGGGAAAGCCCTTACTCTAAAACTGGTCGGGAATACTTTTGTCTTCAACATGGTGGAGCAACTTGCCGAGGGGCATGTTCTTGCTGAAAAGTCTGGTTTGGGGACCAAGTATCTGCATCAGTGGGTGGAACAAATGTTTCCGGGGCCGTATGCGGCGTATTCGACGAGGATGCTGAGCGGGGACTACCATACGAGGGAGGAACCGCTTTTTGCGGTTGATTTGGCGAGGAAGGACGCGGGGCACGCGTTgaagctggcggaggaggtgggggtgaggatgaggaattTGGAGGTGGCGGATGAGCATTTaaaggaggtgaaggagtatgctggggagaagggggataTTGCGGGGATTTATGGGgctgtgaggagggaggtggggttggggtatgAGAATTCGTGATGGGCTATGTGGGAGTTAAGGGCCACGGTAGTATTTCACTGTTGGCAAGACGGTGATGAAGTCTGCGTAGAGTGGAGAGGTGCTATATCTTAGAATAGGGAGTGCCCATGGAGAAAGTTGCTCTAATGTTGTCAAGATGCTCAAAAAGTGTAAAGAATGAACCTGGTTATATCAAGAACTGGTCCCAAATTGTTACTTTGCAAGCGATCATTAAAAGAGACAACAGCTCCTGTGTCATCCCTCCTCAAGAAAAAGACCGTAGAGTGACGTTCAGAcctacaacaacaaactcATTGATTCCACAATAGTcccctcactcactcactctaGAATTCCACCACCCATTCATTATCCCTCAAGGGAAAACATCCGTCTCACAATTAAACTTCAACTGCTCGGCAGAAAGATACTGCGCCGGGCAATCAtactcatcctcctccgtcggGCGACAGTGGCCCCAAACCTCATCTTTCAAACCCAACCAAGTTCCAGTCCCGATTCTTATAAATAGCTATTCACCCAAGTGTCAGCACACATCCTCTCACAGCCCGTTCCCTCAATAGTACTCACTGAAATGACCAAAATCAACATCAAACTCCAACCGCTCGAGATCCTCCGGATTCCCATTATAGCACCCATCCCCATCGCAAACAACACCCTCGATCTCGCTCACGTCCCACTTTTGGAGAATGAGCCGGGTATTCTTGACGTCTTCGCAGCtgtgagggggggggaagccGGGGAAGAACAGCCAGAGGACCTcaccgccgctgccgaggTCGGTGCCTTCGTAGATCCAGATGTCGgctttggcggtggtgaggagggcggtggtgaggagggcggtggtgacgagggtgacgagggtggtgagggtggtgaacttcattttggagggtttggagggagAAATGCACAACGATTGTTCATCTCcggtggttgagggttgaAGCTGATCGATGGCTGGTGAGTAGAGGAGGGACAAACGGCGGAACTTGTACCTCCCTCTTTATACCTGAGACGGGCGTTTGTTTGTGCCTCTCTGAGCTGATCAATGGTGAAATGGCGATATCCCATGTCTACCTAGTCTTAGTATAATGGTTCTGAGCCAAGTTAGCCA belongs to Podospora bellae-mahoneyi strain CBS 112042 chromosome 6, whole genome shotgun sequence and includes:
- a CDS encoding hypothetical protein (COG:I; EggNog:ENOG503NV5P), whose amino-acid sequence is MTSTVFWIGLGNMGRGMAKNLVLKGPLDNQPLLVHNRTKQRSLDLASQLPPGKVTILDSISSGIRQADIIFLILSKDSVVESAISEILTHDLTGKLIIDCSTIHPTTTTRIANSITSRGAQFLAAPVFGAPAMADAGQLIGVLAGPSASVDRARPYFKGVIARAEIDMSDEPYGKALTLKLVGNTFVFNMVEQLAEGHVLAEKSGLGTKYLHQWVEQMFPGPYAAYSTRMLSGDYHTREEPLFAVDLARKDAGHALKLAEEVGVRMRNLEVADEHLKEVKEYAGEKGDIAGIYGAVRREVGLGYENS
- a CDS encoding hypothetical protein (EggNog:ENOG503PF2W) is translated as MKFTTLTTLVTLVTTALLTTALLTTAKADIWIYEGTDLGSGGEVLWLFFPGFPPPHSCEDVKNTRLILQKWDVSEIEGVVCDGDGCYNGNPEDLERLEFDVDFGHFTIYKNRDWNLVGFER